TCACTAATGACGTTACGCCATATCGGATGGTTGAACGCCAGCCAGATGCAGTTGCGATCTTCCGGCGCGATTTCGGCCAGGTCGACGCCCATCAGCGCACACCATGCAGCGTTGTAGCCAAGGATATCGAAGCGCGGCGTCTCAATAATGGCGGGCAACTGGATGGCGTCGAGCATTTGCTGATTATGTGCGGCGATTTTGCAGCAGGCTGCCGCAACGCGCACCGACGGCAACGAATGCCCGGCGAGCGAAAACAGGTGCTGGGTTTCCACATCATTGCACTGCAACGCGGCTGCAATCGCCGTCAGGGTTTTCGGCGAGGCCTTAATATCCCGCCCCTGTTCCAGCCACGTATACCAGGTGACGCCAACATCCGCTAACTGCGCGACCTCTTCACGTCGCAAACCTGGCGTGCGGCGATGGCGCATGCGCGGCAAACCTAGACGATTAGGGTCAAGGTTTTCGCGCCGCGTGCGCAGAAAAGTCCCCAGTAATTTG
The nucleotide sequence above comes from Pantoea nemavictus. Encoded proteins:
- a CDS encoding helix-turn-helix transcriptional regulator → MSLASAPVSAEHNNRKLLGTFLRTRRENLDPNRLGLPRMRHRRTPGLRREEVAQLADVGVTWYTWLEQGRDIKASPKTLTAIAAALQCNDVETQHLFSLAGHSLPSVRVAAACCKIAAHNQQMLDAIQLPAIIETPRFDILGYNAAWCALMGVDLAEIAPEDRNCIWLAFNHPIWRNVISDWDEVMPQMVAMFRGQMGEHLGDPHWESYLARLLNSSDEFAHTWQRYELGQVENRVKRFYRAEVGELTLRQNNWWSASRNGDRLLVYVPDDENSATALQQLIKP